CGGCGAGCCGCAGGTATCGCTCGCCCTGCAGCGCCTCCAGCGCGCGCAGCAGGACCGTTTCGCCCTCCTCGCCGCGCACGTCGAGAAAGCCCTTGAGCGCCGCCAATGTCTTCGGCCCCACCCGCCCGTCGGGGACGAGGTCGGGATAGTCGCGCCCCTGCCGGTTCAAGGCCGTCAGCGCGCGCTGAAGGAAGGTGCTCGCCACCCCCGGCCCCATGTTGGCGCCGGTGTCGAACAATTCGGCCGCCACGGTGGGCGCGAGCAGCGCGACCTCGTCGAAGCGGGGCCTGAGCCAATAGAGCCGCCGATAGATCGCCCGCGCTTCGGCGCGGGGCAACAGCGCCATCGGCCCCGCATAGCCATGCGCACGCGCCACCCGCTCGGTGATGCCGAAGCGCGTCGCCCCGCCCGCATCGTCCTCATGGTGGACATAGCCGCCCTCGCGGTCGATCAGCCCGTCGACCAGCCGGTCGAGAAAATCGACCCGGGCTTCGGGGCTGGAAAATTCACTGGGTCGCATCGTCACCTCTCCTCGTCGAGTCGCTTCGATGTAACCTAATGGGTTATCTGTAGGACAGTCCTTTATCCAAGTTCGCTCCACGCAGGAGCGTGTCCTCGCGGCCACAGCGAGCCGCATTCATGCCGCGCCCCCTCACGCGCCCTTGTCTTGGCGAAGGCCCTTTTGCAACAGTCGCTCCACGTCATTTCAAGGGGCGCAGTACGGCCCCGTCAGGAGAGAAAAAGCCATGACCAAGACCCGCCTTCTCGGCGCCACCATGCTGGCCGCCGCCGCCGCGACCGCCCTGCCGCAGGCCGCCTCGGCCCAGCGCATCGATCGCATCGTCGCCTTCGGGGACAGCTATGCCGACACCGGCAACGCCTTTGCGCTGGGCGGCATCGACCCGCGCACCACCGTGATCTACACCACCGGACGTTTCTCGGGCGGCACCAACTATATCGACACGCTCGCCAATTTGACCGGCGCCGAGGTCGACAATTTCGCCATCGGCGGCGCGATGGCCAACGGCGGCAACGTCAATGCGGGCCTGCCGGGCTTCGGCTATGAGGTCGGCAGCTTCCTCAACGGCGGCTACATCGGCGCCGGCCCCGACGTCTTCCCGTCGGTCTCGGGCACGTTCGACGCCAATGACCTCGTTGCCATCTCGATCGGCGGCAACGACGGCCGCGACTTCCAGCAGGCCGTCGCCGCGGGCGAAGCCACGCTCGCCGACTTCGACGCGGCCGTCGCCGCCACGCTGACGGGTGCCACCACCGGTATCGACCTGCTGGTCGACGCCGGCGCGCAGAACATCAGCTTCCTCTACGGCAACACCGCCAACCTTCCCGAAGTGTTCGGCGAAGACGATCCCGCCACCGCCTTCGGCATTCGCGATGCCTATGCGCAGGATGTGCGCGCGGGCGTCGTCTCGAACCTCGCCGGCCATG
The nucleotide sequence above comes from Sphingomicrobium arenosum. Encoded proteins:
- a CDS encoding glycoside hydrolase family 108 protein, whose protein sequence is MRPSEFSSPEARVDFLDRLVDGLIDREGGYVHHEDDAGGATRFGITERVARAHGYAGPMALLPRAEARAIYRRLYWLRPRFDEVALLAPTVAAELFDTGANMGPGVASTFLQRALTALNRQGRDYPDLVPDGRVGPKTLAALKGFLDVRGEEGETVLLRALEALQGERYLRLAEKRPANESFLYGWLANRLGEVK